In a genomic window of Vulpes vulpes isolate BD-2025 chromosome 6, VulVul3, whole genome shotgun sequence:
- the RIPK3 gene encoding receptor-interacting serine/threonine-protein kinase 3 isoform X2 has protein sequence MSGPRAPVVPVEELENPELVGAGGFGAVFRARHRTWRTGVAVKILEGEAISREVRAMASLCNQHLLLPLGVTQKLQWEYACGPALLTPFMENGSLVGLLQPHCPRPWPLLSRLLQEVVLGMCYLHSQNPVLLHRDLKPSNVLLDSDLHAKLADFGLSTFQRGSRSGAGSGKSAPAYLAPELLSDVNQKASMASDVYSFGILMWAVLAGREAEIVAQTSPVREAVCERQIRPPLTKLPLPSPETPGLERLKTLMQHCWSHEPKDRPSFQECHPITEEALNLVNKEMDAAVSTVKKFLCENRGSRILSAPQPGPGGIETEGPRGTTGSHDITASEMLSKLSLKESPSSVPKKSTNLPETTRAQGDKVQPARLAGLPSDTTASSPQTPETSHFENQMASPNLAQTPGPGPEGNQGARRRGTNWPPRAPGPNPIPGSPITICDSCAVQVGDNNYLIIQEGTALSTQGQAPWSMGRGWQWASHE, from the exons ATG AGCGGTCCGCGAGCCCCCGTGGTGCCTGTCGAGGAACTGGAGAATCCCGAGCTCGTGGGCGCAGGTGGGTTCGGGGCCGTGTTCCGCGCGCGGCACAGGACGTGGCGCACAGGTGTGGCGGTCAAGATCTTGGAGGG GGAGGCGATATCCAGGGAGGTGAGGGCCATGGCCAGTCTGTGTAACCAGCACCTGCTGCTCCCGCTGGGAGTCACCCAGAAGCTGCAGTGGGAATATGCCTGTGGGCCTGCTCTGCTGACTCCGTTTATGGAAAATGGTTCCCTAGTAGGACTGCTGCAGCCCCACTGTCCCCGGCCCTGGCCACTCCTCAGCCGCCTGCTGCAGGAGGTGGTGCTGGGGATGTGTTATCTGCATAGCCAGAATCCTGTGCTTCTGCACCGAGACCTCAAGCCCTCCAACGTCCTGCTGGACTCAGACCTGCACGCCAAG CTGGCGGATTTTGGCCTGTCCACATTTCAGAGAGGCTCAAGGTCAGGAGCTGGATCTGGGAAGTCAGCCCCAGCCTACCTGGCCCCAGAACTGTTGTCTGATGTAAACCAAAAGGCGTCCATGGCCAGTGATGTCTACAG CTTCGGGATCCTAATGTGGGCAGTGCTAGCTGGAAGAGAAGCTGAGA taGTGGCCCAGACATCACCGGTGCGGGAAGCAGTGTGTGAGCGGCAGATCCGGCCCCCGTTGACCaagctgcccctgcccagccctgagaCTCCTGGCTTGGAAAGACTGAAGACATTAATGCAGCACTGCTGGAGCCATGAGCCCAAGGACAGGCCCTCCTTCCAAG AATGCCATCCGATCACTGAGGAAGCCCTCAATCTGGTAAATAAGGAGATGGATGCTGCGGTCTCCACA GTCAAGAAGTTCCTGTGTGAAAATAGAGGCAGCCGGATATTGTCTGCCCCCCAGCCAGGCCCAGGAGGGATAGAAACAGAAGGCCCTAGGGGGACCACAGGAAGCCATGATATCACAGCCTCTGAAATGCTAAGCAAACTAAGTCTGAAGGAGTCCCCCAGCTCTGTTCCTAAAAAATCGACAAACCTTCCTGAGACGACCAGGGCACAGGGAGACAAGGTTCAGCCTGCCCGGTTAGCAGGGCTACCTTCTGATACAACAGCCTCATCTCCCCAAACTCCAGAGACTTCACATTTTGAAAATCAGATGGCCAGCCCCAACTTGGCTCAGACCCCAGGTCCTGGACCTGAAGGGAATCAG GGGGCTAGGAGACGTGGCACCAACTGGCCTCCCAGGGCACCAGGGCCTAATCCAATACCAG GTAGCCCTATTACCATATGTGACAGCTGTGCGGTGCAGGTGGGAGACAACAACTATTTGATTATACAAGAAGGAACTGCCTTGTCCACGCAAGGACAGGCACCTTGGAGCATGGGTAGAGGCTGGCAGTGGGCCTCACACGAGTAG
- the RIPK3 gene encoding receptor-interacting serine/threonine-protein kinase 3 isoform X1 — protein sequence MSGGRLWQSGPRAPVVPVEELENPELVGAGGFGAVFRARHRTWRTGVAVKILEGEAISREVRAMASLCNQHLLLPLGVTQKLQWEYACGPALLTPFMENGSLVGLLQPHCPRPWPLLSRLLQEVVLGMCYLHSQNPVLLHRDLKPSNVLLDSDLHAKLADFGLSTFQRGSRSGAGSGKSAPAYLAPELLSDVNQKASMASDVYSFGILMWAVLAGREAEIVAQTSPVREAVCERQIRPPLTKLPLPSPETPGLERLKTLMQHCWSHEPKDRPSFQECHPITEEALNLVNKEMDAAVSTVKKFLCENRGSRILSAPQPGPGGIETEGPRGTTGSHDITASEMLSKLSLKESPSSVPKKSTNLPETTRAQGDKVQPARLAGLPSDTTASSPQTPETSHFENQMASPNLAQTPGPGPEGNQGARRRGTNWPPRAPGPNPIPGSPITICDSCAVQVGDNNYLIIQEGTALSTQGQAPWSMGRGWQWASHE from the exons ATGTCCGGCGGCAGGTTATG GCAGAGCGGTCCGCGAGCCCCCGTGGTGCCTGTCGAGGAACTGGAGAATCCCGAGCTCGTGGGCGCAGGTGGGTTCGGGGCCGTGTTCCGCGCGCGGCACAGGACGTGGCGCACAGGTGTGGCGGTCAAGATCTTGGAGGG GGAGGCGATATCCAGGGAGGTGAGGGCCATGGCCAGTCTGTGTAACCAGCACCTGCTGCTCCCGCTGGGAGTCACCCAGAAGCTGCAGTGGGAATATGCCTGTGGGCCTGCTCTGCTGACTCCGTTTATGGAAAATGGTTCCCTAGTAGGACTGCTGCAGCCCCACTGTCCCCGGCCCTGGCCACTCCTCAGCCGCCTGCTGCAGGAGGTGGTGCTGGGGATGTGTTATCTGCATAGCCAGAATCCTGTGCTTCTGCACCGAGACCTCAAGCCCTCCAACGTCCTGCTGGACTCAGACCTGCACGCCAAG CTGGCGGATTTTGGCCTGTCCACATTTCAGAGAGGCTCAAGGTCAGGAGCTGGATCTGGGAAGTCAGCCCCAGCCTACCTGGCCCCAGAACTGTTGTCTGATGTAAACCAAAAGGCGTCCATGGCCAGTGATGTCTACAG CTTCGGGATCCTAATGTGGGCAGTGCTAGCTGGAAGAGAAGCTGAGA taGTGGCCCAGACATCACCGGTGCGGGAAGCAGTGTGTGAGCGGCAGATCCGGCCCCCGTTGACCaagctgcccctgcccagccctgagaCTCCTGGCTTGGAAAGACTGAAGACATTAATGCAGCACTGCTGGAGCCATGAGCCCAAGGACAGGCCCTCCTTCCAAG AATGCCATCCGATCACTGAGGAAGCCCTCAATCTGGTAAATAAGGAGATGGATGCTGCGGTCTCCACA GTCAAGAAGTTCCTGTGTGAAAATAGAGGCAGCCGGATATTGTCTGCCCCCCAGCCAGGCCCAGGAGGGATAGAAACAGAAGGCCCTAGGGGGACCACAGGAAGCCATGATATCACAGCCTCTGAAATGCTAAGCAAACTAAGTCTGAAGGAGTCCCCCAGCTCTGTTCCTAAAAAATCGACAAACCTTCCTGAGACGACCAGGGCACAGGGAGACAAGGTTCAGCCTGCCCGGTTAGCAGGGCTACCTTCTGATACAACAGCCTCATCTCCCCAAACTCCAGAGACTTCACATTTTGAAAATCAGATGGCCAGCCCCAACTTGGCTCAGACCCCAGGTCCTGGACCTGAAGGGAATCAG GGGGCTAGGAGACGTGGCACCAACTGGCCTCCCAGGGCACCAGGGCCTAATCCAATACCAG GTAGCCCTATTACCATATGTGACAGCTGTGCGGTGCAGGTGGGAGACAACAACTATTTGATTATACAAGAAGGAACTGCCTTGTCCACGCAAGGACAGGCACCTTGGAGCATGGGTAGAGGCTGGCAGTGGGCCTCACACGAGTAG
- the RIPK3 gene encoding receptor-interacting serine/threonine-protein kinase 3 isoform X3: protein MSGGRLWQSGPRAPVVPVEELENPELVGAGGFGAVFRARHRTWRTGVAVKILEGEAISREVRAMASLCNQHLLLPLGVTQKLQWEYACGPALLTPFMENGSLVGLLQPHCPRPWPLLSRLLQEVVLGMCYLHSQNPVLLHRDLKPSNVLLDSDLHAKLADFGLSTFQRGSRSGAGSGKSAPAYLAPELLSDVNQKASMASDVYSFGILMWAVLAGREAEIVAQTSPVREAVCERQIRPPLTKLPLPSPETPGLERLKTLMQHCWSHEPKDRPSFQECHPITEEALNLVNKEMDAAVSTVKKFLCENRGSRILSAPQPGPGGIETEGPRGTTGSHDITASEMLSKLSLKESPSSVPKKSTNLPETTRAQGDKVQPARLAGLPSDTTASSPQTPETSHFENQMASPNLAQTPGPGPEGNQVALLPYVTAVRCRWETTTI, encoded by the exons ATGTCCGGCGGCAGGTTATG GCAGAGCGGTCCGCGAGCCCCCGTGGTGCCTGTCGAGGAACTGGAGAATCCCGAGCTCGTGGGCGCAGGTGGGTTCGGGGCCGTGTTCCGCGCGCGGCACAGGACGTGGCGCACAGGTGTGGCGGTCAAGATCTTGGAGGG GGAGGCGATATCCAGGGAGGTGAGGGCCATGGCCAGTCTGTGTAACCAGCACCTGCTGCTCCCGCTGGGAGTCACCCAGAAGCTGCAGTGGGAATATGCCTGTGGGCCTGCTCTGCTGACTCCGTTTATGGAAAATGGTTCCCTAGTAGGACTGCTGCAGCCCCACTGTCCCCGGCCCTGGCCACTCCTCAGCCGCCTGCTGCAGGAGGTGGTGCTGGGGATGTGTTATCTGCATAGCCAGAATCCTGTGCTTCTGCACCGAGACCTCAAGCCCTCCAACGTCCTGCTGGACTCAGACCTGCACGCCAAG CTGGCGGATTTTGGCCTGTCCACATTTCAGAGAGGCTCAAGGTCAGGAGCTGGATCTGGGAAGTCAGCCCCAGCCTACCTGGCCCCAGAACTGTTGTCTGATGTAAACCAAAAGGCGTCCATGGCCAGTGATGTCTACAG CTTCGGGATCCTAATGTGGGCAGTGCTAGCTGGAAGAGAAGCTGAGA taGTGGCCCAGACATCACCGGTGCGGGAAGCAGTGTGTGAGCGGCAGATCCGGCCCCCGTTGACCaagctgcccctgcccagccctgagaCTCCTGGCTTGGAAAGACTGAAGACATTAATGCAGCACTGCTGGAGCCATGAGCCCAAGGACAGGCCCTCCTTCCAAG AATGCCATCCGATCACTGAGGAAGCCCTCAATCTGGTAAATAAGGAGATGGATGCTGCGGTCTCCACA GTCAAGAAGTTCCTGTGTGAAAATAGAGGCAGCCGGATATTGTCTGCCCCCCAGCCAGGCCCAGGAGGGATAGAAACAGAAGGCCCTAGGGGGACCACAGGAAGCCATGATATCACAGCCTCTGAAATGCTAAGCAAACTAAGTCTGAAGGAGTCCCCCAGCTCTGTTCCTAAAAAATCGACAAACCTTCCTGAGACGACCAGGGCACAGGGAGACAAGGTTCAGCCTGCCCGGTTAGCAGGGCTACCTTCTGATACAACAGCCTCATCTCCCCAAACTCCAGAGACTTCACATTTTGAAAATCAGATGGCCAGCCCCAACTTGGCTCAGACCCCAGGTCCTGGACCTGAAGGGAATCAG GTAGCCCTATTACCATATGTGACAGCTGTGCGGTGCAGGTGGGAGACAACAACTATTTGA